A genomic window from Carassius carassius chromosome 29, fCarCar2.1, whole genome shotgun sequence includes:
- the LOC132109350 gene encoding amyloid beta precursor protein binding family B member 2-like isoform X3, whose product MADRRSVGPVAGSSSQISSDVPLRVEFPTPKTDLQHSFHVLYLGMTSVVRPIGMDMINGAIDSLMSSAEKEDWTPVLLNVADATITVIKEKEEEEEVIVECRVRFLSFMGVGRDVHTFAFIMDTGNQHFQCHVFWCEPHAGSVSEAVQSACVLRYQKCLGKPDSLTPPPSDSVTRRVTSSVKRGVQSIIDTLKKKPAPEVPNQ is encoded by the exons ATGGCTGATCGCAGGAGCGTCGGCCCCGTCGCTGGCTCCTCGTCTCAGATCAGCTCTGATGTTCCTCTGAGAG TAGAGTTTCCAACACCAAAGACCGACCTGCAACACAGTTTCCACGTGCTTTACCTGGGAATGACATCAGTAGTGCGACCTATag GAATGGACATGATAAATGGTGCGATAGACAGTCTGATGTCCTCTGCAGAGAAAGAGGACTGGACCCCCGTCCTGCTCAACGTCGCTGACGCCACAATTACTGTCATCAAAGAAAAG gaagaagaggaggaagtcATAGTGGAGTGCCGCGTGCGCTTCCTGTCCTTCATGGGCGTGGGGCGTGATGTCCATACGTTTGCGTTCATCATGGACACGGGAAACCAGCACTTCCAGTGTCACGTGTTCTGGTGCGAACCCCATGCGGGAAGCGTGTCGGAGGCCGTGCAGTCGGCCTGTGTG TTGAGGTATCAGAAGTGTCTGGGGAAGCCTGACTCATTGACTCCGCCCCCTTCTGACTCCGTCACCCGCCGTGTAACGTCCAGCGTCAAGCGCGGCGTCCAATCAATTATAGACACTCTGAAAAAGAAGCCCGCCCCCGAGGTTCCCAACCAATGA